One Papio anubis isolate 15944 chromosome 9, Panubis1.0, whole genome shotgun sequence genomic window carries:
- the SRSF9 gene encoding serine/arginine-rich splicing factor 9 yields the protein MSGWADERGGEGDGRIYVGNLPTDVREKDLEDLFYKYGRIREIELKNRHGLVPFAFVRFEDPRDAEDAIYGRNGYDYGQCRLRVEFPRTYGGRGGWPRGGRNGPPTRRSDFRVLVSGLPPSGSWQDLKDHMREAGDVCYADVQKDGVGMVEYLRKEDMEYALRKLDDTKFRSHEGETSYIRVYPERSTSYGYSRSRSGSRGRDSPYQSRGSPHYFSPFRPY from the exons ATGTCGGGCTGGGCGGACGAGCGCGGCGGCGAGGGCGACGGGCGCATCTACGTGGGGAACCTTCCGACCGACGTGCGCGAGAAGGACCTGGAGGACCTGTTCTACAAGTACGGCCGCATCCGCGAGATCGAGCTCAAGAACCGGCACGGCCTCGTGCCCTTTGCCTTCGTGCGCTTCGAAGACCCCCG agatgcaGAGGATGCTATTTATGGAAGAAATGGTTATGATTATGGCCAGTGTCGGCTTCGTGTGGAGTTCCCCAGGACTTATGGAGGTCGGGGTGGGTGGCCCCGTGGTGGGAGGAATGGGCCTCCTACAAGAAGATCTGATTTCCGAGTTCTTGTTTCAG GACTTCCTCCATCAGGCAGCTGGCAGGACCTGAAGGATCACATGCGAGAAGCTGGGGATGTCTGTTATGCTGATGTGCAGAAGGATGGAGTGGGGATGGTCGAGTATCTCAGAAAAGAAGATATGGAATATGCCCTGCGTAAACTGGATGACACCAAATTCCGCTCTCATGAG gGTGAAACTTCCTACATCCGAGTTTATCCTGAGAGAAGCACCAGCTATGGCTACTCACGGTCTCGGTCTGGGTCAAGGGGCCGTGACTCTCCATACCAAAGCAGGGGTTCCCCACACTACTTCTCTCCTTTCAGGCCCTACTGA